A section of the Acanthochromis polyacanthus isolate Apoly-LR-REF ecotype Palm Island chromosome 1, KAUST_Apoly_ChrSc, whole genome shotgun sequence genome encodes:
- the LOC127533483 gene encoding LOW QUALITY PROTEIN: filamin-C-like (The sequence of the model RefSeq protein was modified relative to this genomic sequence to represent the inferred CDS: deleted 3 bases in 2 codons) gives MLETEFSIWTREAGAGGLSIAVEGPSKAEITFEDRKDGSCGASYVVQEPGDYEVSIKFNDEHIPDSPFLVPVATLSDDARRLTITSLQEMGLKVGQEASFAVQLNGARGLIDAKIHTPSGAIEECYITELDSGKNQSACHQVHPKGKRHSLYRRSFQRQPRSRQPLQDPSGRTGSGGRSRDGVCLWTGPGGGTTGVPSEFIVNTCNAGSGALSVTIDGPSKVKMDCQECPEGYKVSYTPMAPGNYLISIKYGGPQHIVGSPFKAKVSGPRLSGGHSLHETSSVLVETVTKSSSSSMGGAFASFTNFSSDASKVVSRGSGLSKAFVGQKNTFTVDCSKAGNFDVNVLHGTNMLMVGVHGPKTPCEEVYVKHMGSRMYNCDVHVSWKCCLCVYGDPAVIRFSVDSEPRLGGRRTDGRIGALTESRVNGSRSVLRGWGFGAQIAIREPRGAERGLDGYRSPLRV, from the exons ATGCTGGAGA CTGAGTTTAGTATCTGGACCAGAGAAGCCGGAGCTGGAGGTTTGTCCATCGCCGTGGAAGGACCCAGCAAGGCCGAGATCACCTTCGAGGACCGGAAGGACGGATCCTGTGGAGCTTCCTACGTGGTTCAGGAACCTG GTGATTATGAAGTTTCCATTAAATTCAACGATGAACACATCCCAGACTCGCCCTTCTTAGTCCCCGTCGCCACTCTGTCGGACGACGCTCGCCGCCTCACCATCACCAGCCTGCAG GAAATGGGTCTGAAAGTGGGTCAGGAAGCTTCTTTTGCTGTTCAGCTGAACGGCGCCAGAGGGCTGATTGATGCTAAGATCCACACACCGTCCGGAGCCATAGAGGAGTGTTATATCACCGAGCTGGACAGCGGTAAGAACCA ATCAGCATGCCATCAGGTTCATCCCAAGGGAAAACGGCATTCACTCTATAGACGTTCGTTTCAACGGCAGCCACGTTCCCGGCAGCCCCTTCAAGATCCGAGTGGGAGAACCGGGTCAGGTGGGAGATCCAGGGATGGTGTCTGCCTTTGGACCGGGCCTGGAGGAGGAACCACAG GTGTGCCGTCCGAGTTCATCGTGAACACTTGTAACGCCGGTTCTGGAGCTCTGTCAGTGACCATCGACGGCCCGTCCAAAGTGAAGATGGACTGTCAGGAGTGTCCTGAAGGCTACAAAGTGTCCTACACACCGATGGCTCCTGGAAACTACCTGATCTCCATCAAATATGGAGGACCTCAGCACATTGTAGGAAGCCCCTTTAAGGCCAAAGTCTCAG GTCCTCGCCTGTCTGGAGGTCACAGTTTACACGAAACATCGTCGGTTCTCGTGGAAACCGTCACCAAGTCGTCGTCATCGTCGATGGGGGGAGCTTTCGCCTCCTTTACC AATTTCTCCTCAGATGCCAGTAAAGTCGTCTCCAGAGGT TCCGGATTATCGAAGGCCTTCGTCGGTCAGAAGAACACGTTTACGGTTGACTGCAGCAAAGCAGG CAACTTTGATGTGAATGTTCTGCATG GAACCAACATGCTGATGGTCGGCGTCCACGGACCGAAGACGCCCTGCGAGGAGGTCTACGTCAAACACATGGGCAGCAGGATGTACAACTGTGACGTACACG TTTCCTGGAAATGCTGCCTTTGTGTTTACGGTGATCCGGCGGTGATCCGGTTCTCTGTGGACTCGGAGCCGCGGCTCGGCggcagacggacggacggacggatcgGTGCCTTAACAGAGTCGCGTGTTAACGGGAGCCGGTCGGTGCTTCGAGGCTGGGGATTCGGTGCTCAGATCGCCATTAGAGAGCCGAGGGGAGCGGAGCGGGGATTGGACGGGTACCGGAGCCCTCTGCGGGTCTGA